The proteins below are encoded in one region of Oncorhynchus masou masou isolate Uvic2021 chromosome 15, UVic_Omas_1.1, whole genome shotgun sequence:
- the LOC135556931 gene encoding adhesive plaque matrix protein-like, with product MEGWSRCGTSCLRSRHLRSQNALSQPRYPPWYLTEKQLEQTLSQRCYPPWYLTEKQLDQTLSQPRYPPWYLTEKQLDQTLSQPRYPPWYLTEKQLDQTLSQRCYPPWYLTEKQLDQTLSQPRYPPWYLTEKQLDQTLSQRCYPPWYLTEKQLDQTLSQPRYPPWYLTEKQLDQTLSQRCYPPWYLTEKQLDQTLSQPRYPPWYLTEKQLDQTLSQPRYPPWYLTEKQLDQTLSQPCYPPWYLTEKQLD from the exons ATGGAAGGCTGGAGTAGATGTG GGACCTCATGTCTGCGCTCTAGACACCTCAGGTCTCAGAACGCCCTGTCTCAGCCCCGCTACCCTCCTTGGTACCTGACAGAGAAACAGCTGGAACAGACCCTGTCTCAGCGCTGCTACCCTCCTTGGTACCTGACAGAGAAACAGCTGGACCAGACCCTGTCTCAGCCCCGCTACCCTCCTTGGTACCTGACAGAGAAACAGCTGGACCAGACCCTGTCTCAGCCCCGCTACCCTCCTTGGTACCTGACAGAGAAACAGCTGGACCAGACCCTGTCTCAGCGCTGCTACCCTCCTTGGTACCTGACAGAGAAACAGCTGGACCAGACCCTGTCTCAGCCCCGCTACCCTCCTTGGTACCTGACAGAGAAACAGCTGGACCAGACCCTGTCTCAGCGCTGCTACCCTCCTTGGTATCTGACAGAGAAACAGCTGGACCAGACCCTGTCTCAGCCCCGCTACCCTCCTTGGTACCTGACAGAGAAACAGCTGGACCAGACCCTGTCTCAGCGCTGCTACCCTCCTTGGTACCTGACAGAGAAACAGCTGGACCAGACCCTGTCTCAGCCCCGCTACCCTCCTTGGTACCTGACAGAGAAACAGCTGGACCAGACCCTGTCTCAGCCCCGCTACCCTCCTTGGTACCTGACAGAGAAACAGCTGGACCAGACCCTGTCTCAGCCCTGCTACCCTCCTTGGTACCTGACAGAGAAACAGCTGGACTAG
- the LOC135556799 gene encoding uncharacterized protein LOC135556799 isoform X1: protein MEPAVESQQDQGTGGNLGTGCRHREMALKWFMETQAPLILHEGNFPSWFEGFITRRDAEEMLRDKELGCFLIRLSDKAMGYILSYRGRDRCRHFVINQSKSGQFIVSGDTEEHETLGELIEHYKASPIEPFREYLTCSCLESSRGEVYDVIKVNLREKPGVSVRAVRSLWDAQSDQQGDWTRDSPSDHTEEHPPPPTLPPKSSRKPEEEASVPTVPRVPPVPRRAGPLKSSSLDYQQGSAQRRALYAQLEKHKAMNPQPRSLEGLPRALEGRAEGLGPVAQHQTPPQRGGIPSGKPGAPGPASAPGPDPGTVYSELLSLLDCKSRSLPLLDLDPDSEEGANNSYRLSTPSFTPPRLSPNPTKRTTSPSLLDQSYPSGPSLLDQSYHKDTSKRPPIISHSLEHLCNSPIPALVYQLAGRPRDQEVTMTSSPQEEVANSLYAEVPCEPVLRLLLDDTYEHIPELGLKGSARPYEHIPELGLKGSARPYEHIPELGLKGSARPYEHIPELGLKGSARPYEHIPELGLKGSARPYEHIPELGLKGSARPYENIPELGLKGSARPSANNHTYESVEELKSKHTTSSWGIKVGTASRYVHGNGSVVVTVIHC from the exons ATGGAGCCGGCGGTGGAGTCCCAGCAGGACCAGGGGACAGGGGGGAATCTGGGGACAGGGTGCAGGCACAGAGAGATGGCCCTGAAGTGGTTCATGGAGACTCAAGCTCCTCTCATCCTCCATGAGGGAAATTTCCCCTCCTGGTTCGAAGGATTCATCACCAGAAG AGATGCGGAAGAGATGCTGAGAGACAAAGAACTGGGTTGTTTCCTGATCCGACTCAGTGACAAAGCCATGGGATACATCCTGTCATACAG AGGCCGTGATCGATGCAGACACTTTGTGATCAACCAGAGTAAGTCAGGCCAGTTCATAGTGTCTGGAGACACAGAGGAGCATGAGACCCTGGGAGAACTGATAGAACACTACAAGGCCAGCCCCATAGAGCCCTTCAGAGAGTACCTGACCTGTTCCTGTCTAGAG tcttccagaggaGAAGTCTATGACGTCATCAAAGTCAACCTCAGAGAGAAGCCGGGGGTCAGTGTGAGAGCTGTGAGGAGCCTGTGGGACGCACAGAGTGACCAGCAGGGTGACTGGACCAGGGATAGTCCTAGCGACCACACCGAGGagcaccctcctcctcccacacTGCCTCCCAAAAGCAGCAGGAAACCAGAG GAAGAAGCCTCTGTGCCAACTGTACCTAGAGTACCACCTGTGCCTAGAAGGGCCGGTCCTTTGAAGAGCAGTTCCCTGGATTACCAACAAGGTAGTGCTCAGAGAAGGGCGTTGTATGCCCAGCTGGAGAAGCACAAGGCCATGAATCCCCAACCCAGGAGCCTGGAGGGTCTACCCAGAGCTCTAGAAGGAAGGGCTGAAGGCCTGGGTCCTGTAGCCCAACATCAAACCCCTCCTCAGAGGGGGGGCATCCCCAGTGGTAAACCTGGAGCCCCAGGCCCTGCCTCAGCCCCTGGACCAGACCCAGGCACAGTCTACTCAGAGCTACTCAGCCTGCTGGACTGCAAGAGTAGGTCTCTGCCTCTCCTGGACCTGGATCCTGACTCAGAGGAGGGGGCCAATAACTCCTACAGGCTGAGCACACCTTCTTTTACTCCCCCAAGACTCTCCCCCAACCCCACTAAACGGACCACTAGCCCCTCCCTTCTGGACCAGAGCTACCCATCTGGACCTTCCCTTCTGGACCAGAGCTACCACAAGGATACCTCCAAGAGACCTCCAATAATCAGCCACAGTCTGGAACATCTGTGTAACAGCCCCATACCTGCCCTCGTGTATCAACTGGCAGGTAGACCCAGGGACCAGGAAGTAACCATGACATCATCACCACAGGAAGAGGTAGCTAACAGTCTGTACGCTGAGGTCCCTTGTGAGCCGGTCCTCCGTCTCCTACTGGACGACACCTACGAACACATACCAGAGTTAGGACTGAAAGGATCAGCCAGACCTTATGAACACATACCAGAGTTAGGACTGAAAGGATCAGCCAGACCTTATGAACACATACCAGAGTTAGGACTGAAAGGATCAGCCAGACCTTATGAACACATACCAGAGTTAGGACTGAAAGGATCAGCCAGACCTTATGAACACATACCAGAGTTAGGACTGAAAGGATCAGCCAGACCTTATGAACACATACCAGAGTTAGGACTGAAAGGATCAGCCAGACCTTATGAAAACATACCAGAGTTAGGACTGAAAGGATCAGCCAGACCTTCTGCTAACAACCACACCTATGAATCAGTGGAGGAGCTCAAGTCCAAACACACCACCTCTTCTTGGGGTATAAAGGTGGGTACTGCATCCAGATATGTCCATGGTaatggtagtgtggtagtgacAGTCATACACTGCTAG
- the LOC135556799 gene encoding uncharacterized protein LOC135556799 isoform X2 encodes MEPAVESQQDQGTGGNLGTGCRHREMALKWFMETQAPLILHEGNFPSWFEGFITRRDAEEMLRDKELGCFLIRLSDKAMGYILSYRGRDRCRHFVINQSKSGQFIVSGDTEEHETLGELIEHYKASPIEPFREYLTCSCLESSRGEVYDVIKVNLREKPGVSVRAVRSLWDAQSDQQGDWTRDSPSDHTEEHPPPPTLPPKSSRKPEEEASVPTVPRVPPVPRRAGPLKSSSLDYQQGSAQRRALYAQLEKHKAMNPQPRSLEGLPRALEGRAEGLGPVAQHQTPPQRGGIPSGKPGAPGPASAPGPDPGTVYSELLSLLDCKSRSLPLLDLDPDSEEGANNSYRLSTPSFTPPRLSPNPTKRTTSPSLLDQSYPSGPSLLDQSYHKDTSKRPPIISHSLEHLCNSPIPALVYQLAGRPRDQEVTMTSSPQEEVANSLYAEVPCEPVLRLLLDDTYEHIPELGLKGSARPYEHIPELGLKGSARPYEHIPELGLKGSARPYEHIPELGLKGSARPYEHIPELGLKGSARPYEHIPELGLKGSARPYENIPELGLKGSARPSANNHTYESVEELKSKHTTSSWGIKKWRWLFPERQKK; translated from the exons ATGGAGCCGGCGGTGGAGTCCCAGCAGGACCAGGGGACAGGGGGGAATCTGGGGACAGGGTGCAGGCACAGAGAGATGGCCCTGAAGTGGTTCATGGAGACTCAAGCTCCTCTCATCCTCCATGAGGGAAATTTCCCCTCCTGGTTCGAAGGATTCATCACCAGAAG AGATGCGGAAGAGATGCTGAGAGACAAAGAACTGGGTTGTTTCCTGATCCGACTCAGTGACAAAGCCATGGGATACATCCTGTCATACAG AGGCCGTGATCGATGCAGACACTTTGTGATCAACCAGAGTAAGTCAGGCCAGTTCATAGTGTCTGGAGACACAGAGGAGCATGAGACCCTGGGAGAACTGATAGAACACTACAAGGCCAGCCCCATAGAGCCCTTCAGAGAGTACCTGACCTGTTCCTGTCTAGAG tcttccagaggaGAAGTCTATGACGTCATCAAAGTCAACCTCAGAGAGAAGCCGGGGGTCAGTGTGAGAGCTGTGAGGAGCCTGTGGGACGCACAGAGTGACCAGCAGGGTGACTGGACCAGGGATAGTCCTAGCGACCACACCGAGGagcaccctcctcctcccacacTGCCTCCCAAAAGCAGCAGGAAACCAGAG GAAGAAGCCTCTGTGCCAACTGTACCTAGAGTACCACCTGTGCCTAGAAGGGCCGGTCCTTTGAAGAGCAGTTCCCTGGATTACCAACAAGGTAGTGCTCAGAGAAGGGCGTTGTATGCCCAGCTGGAGAAGCACAAGGCCATGAATCCCCAACCCAGGAGCCTGGAGGGTCTACCCAGAGCTCTAGAAGGAAGGGCTGAAGGCCTGGGTCCTGTAGCCCAACATCAAACCCCTCCTCAGAGGGGGGGCATCCCCAGTGGTAAACCTGGAGCCCCAGGCCCTGCCTCAGCCCCTGGACCAGACCCAGGCACAGTCTACTCAGAGCTACTCAGCCTGCTGGACTGCAAGAGTAGGTCTCTGCCTCTCCTGGACCTGGATCCTGACTCAGAGGAGGGGGCCAATAACTCCTACAGGCTGAGCACACCTTCTTTTACTCCCCCAAGACTCTCCCCCAACCCCACTAAACGGACCACTAGCCCCTCCCTTCTGGACCAGAGCTACCCATCTGGACCTTCCCTTCTGGACCAGAGCTACCACAAGGATACCTCCAAGAGACCTCCAATAATCAGCCACAGTCTGGAACATCTGTGTAACAGCCCCATACCTGCCCTCGTGTATCAACTGGCAGGTAGACCCAGGGACCAGGAAGTAACCATGACATCATCACCACAGGAAGAGGTAGCTAACAGTCTGTACGCTGAGGTCCCTTGTGAGCCGGTCCTCCGTCTCCTACTGGACGACACCTACGAACACATACCAGAGTTAGGACTGAAAGGATCAGCCAGACCTTATGAACACATACCAGAGTTAGGACTGAAAGGATCAGCCAGACCTTATGAACACATACCAGAGTTAGGACTGAAAGGATCAGCCAGACCTTATGAACACATACCAGAGTTAGGACTGAAAGGATCAGCCAGACCTTATGAACACATACCAGAGTTAGGACTGAAAGGATCAGCCAGACCTTATGAACACATACCAGAGTTAGGACTGAAAGGATCAGCCAGACCTTATGAAAACATACCAGAGTTAGGACTGAAAGGATCAGCCAGACCTTCTGCTAACAACCACACCTATGAATCAGTGGAGGAGCTCAAGTCCAAACACACCACCTCTTCTTGGGGTATAAAG AAATGGAGATGGCTGTTCCCTGAGAGACAGAAGAAATAA